From Campylobacter pinnipediorum subsp. caledonicus:
AAGATTCCTGAACTAGCCAAAGGTGTTGGAAAAGGGATAAAAAGCTTTAAGGCCGAAATGGAAGAGCCGGTAGAAAAAGTTGAGAAAAAAGAAGAGACTGTTAAAAATAGCGAAGAGACTAAAACTGTATAGGTTTGAGCTTTGAAAAATATAGTAAAAAACGAAATATTTAAAGTTCTTGGTAGAGAATTTATCCTAGAAAAACCAAAAGATAAAAATTTGGCTCATTATGCTACACCCATTGCATTTTCTATGGCTAAGGAGCTTAAAAAATCACCAATGTTGATAGCTGATGAGCTTGTATCTAAGTTTCAAAACAGTGATATTTTTGATGTAAGTGCTGTCAATGGTTATATAAATTTTAAATTAAAAAATGAGTTTTTGGATAAAATTTCAAATCAAACACTAAAGCTTGATGTTGATTTTGCAAAAGGCGAGAAAAAAAACGAAAGTGTCTTTATAGAATATATCAGTGCAAATCCAACAGGCCCTTTGCATATAGGTCACGTTAGAGGTGCTGTTTTTGGGGATACTTTGGCTAATATAGGCGAGTACCTTGGTTACGATGTTACAACTGAGTATTATATAAATGATGCTGGCAATCAAATAGATTTGCTTGGCATATCTGTTAGTTTGGCCGCAAAAGAATTTTTATTTAATGAAAGTGTAGTCTATCCAGAATCTTATTATAGGGGTGAATATCTAAATGAGATATCAAAATTAGCACTTGATAAATTTGGTAAAGATATTTTTTATGATGAAAATAGAAATCTCGAGCTTGCTGAATTTGCAAAAGATGAAGTTTTGAAAATTATAAAAAAAGATTTGGCTGATGTTGGCATTTTTATACAAAATTGGGCTAGTGAAAAATCACTTTATTCAAATTTAATTCCAACCATAGAAAAACTTAAAAAATCTGGCCAGATGTATGAAAAAGATGGCGCTACCTATATAGCATCTACAAAATTAAACGATGATAATGATAGGGTTGTAATTAGAAACGATGGCAGGCCTACATATCTTGCAGGAGACATTATCTATCACGATAACAAATTTGAAAAATCATACGATAGGTATATAAATATCTGGGGAGCTGATCATCATGGATATATAGCTAGGATAAAAGCGGCTATTAATTTCTTGGGATATGATGAAAATAAACTTGAAGTTATTTTGATGCAAATGGTTAGCCTTTTAAAAGATAAAAAACCATTTAAGATGAGTAAGAGAGCCGGAACATCTGTGCTTATGAGTGAGATAGTAGAAGACATAGGATCTGATGCGCTTAGATTTATGTTTATAAGTAAATCAAATACAAGCCCTTTGGAATTTGAACTTAATACATTAAAGCAAAATGATAGTTCAAATCCTATTTTTTATATCAACTATGCTCATTCTCGTGTAAATCAAATTTTTACAAAAGCAAATAAGACCGTAGTTGATGTTTTAGATGTTAGCTTGGATTCTCTTGATGAAAATGCAAAAAATTTGCTTTTTGAAGCTCTTACCTTAAACGAAGTATTGCAAGATGTTTATAGTTCTAGGGGATTGCATAAACTGACTGATTTTCTAAAATCTTTATCGTCAAATTTTCACAAGTTCTATAATGAAAATCGCGTTATAGGTGCTGAAAATGAAGATGCATTGTTGAAATTATTTGCTATTGTTGCTCTTTGTATCAGAACTACTTTAAAACTTATGGGTATTAAAGCTAAAGAAAAGATGTAAAAACAATGGAAACTTTAAATAGTTTTTTAAAATTTAAAAAATCATGGAGTTTTATTTTTATACTTGGTGTTTTATGTGTGGCAATATCTTTTTTGCCACCATTTAGCACCTATTTTATTTCACCTTTAATTATTGCTGTTGTTTTTGGTGTTATTTTGGCAAATTTCTTTCAAAAAATATCAAAATCAATCAGTAATACAAGTGTTGTAAAAATATCAACAAAGCAAGTTTTACGTTTCGGTATAATTTTGTTTGGTTTTAGAATAAGCTTATCAGATATTGAATTTGTTGGATTAAATGGCATAACGTTAGCATTTTTTATAGTTTTTAGCACATTTTTCTTGGGTCTTTTTCTTGGCAAAATGCTTGGATTAGATTATAAAAGTTCAGCCCTTATAAGTTCTGGTAGTGCTGTTTGTGGAGCTGCTGCTGTTATGGCAAGTGAGAGCGTGGTAAAAGGCGGCAGCGATAAAGTAGGCGTTGCGATTTGTACTGTTGTGCTTTTTGGTAGTATAGGCATGTTTGCTTATCCATTTTTATTTCAAATTATTGATTTTAGACCAGAGCAAATAGGCTTTTTTATAGGTGGCTCTTTACATGAAGTAGCTCATGTTGTTGCTGCGTCTTCTAGCTTTGGCGAGTCTGTTCAAAAAAATGCCGTTATTATAAAAATGCTTAGAGTTCTTATGCTTATTCCTATGCTTTTTGTTTTGGGATTTTTAAATGCAAAAGAGGGTAAGGGCGATATAAAATCTTTTATTCCTTATTTTGCTATATTTTTCTTAATTGTAATTGTTGTAAATTCATTTTTGGGATTATCTAAAGATATTTTAAATGTGATACAATATTTTGATAATTTTTTACTTAGTGTTGCTATGATATGTCTTGGTATGGGAATAAATAAAAGTATTTTTGTAAATGTTGGATATAAGCCATTTATTTTGGCTATTTTGTTGTTTTTATACCTTATGATTAGTTGTTATTTATTTACTTATTTTATCTTATAGGATATTTATGAATTTAAAAGATGCGATGGATAAATTTTTAAAAAACCCAGTAAGCGATAATGAAAGGAATTTAATAGATTTCCTAAAAACTAGTGAATTTTTATCGCCCATAATGCTTATTTCACCAATGGTAAACAAAGATGGAAGCTCTTTTGATGAAAAAGAGGGGAATAATATTAGATTTGTGATACTGGAAGATGAAGACACAGATAAAAAATATTATCCTTTATTTACTAGCCAAGAAGAGATGCTTAAATGGAGAAAAGATGAGGAGCAAGAAAGTATAAAGCTTAAATTAAAAGATTATGCTCCGATGTTGTTATCCGAAAAAAATGAATATGATGGTATTGTTATAGATCCTTTTTCTCATTCTTTGATTTTAAATTTAAAATTTTTAGAATCAGTTTTTAAATAAAAACTAATAAAAGTATAAAATATAATAATTAATTTTGATATATAAAGTGACTATTTTGTAAGAATATTATTTAAATTACACAAAGAATTTTTAATATTTTTTAGATATAATGCAAATATTGTATAAATTAATTAAGAAAGGAAAATAATGTCTGTAAAGCAAGAAAGACGCGATTTTATCGGAATTGCGTTCGGTGCAGTGGCTGCTGTTGGTGGTGCTTTTTCATTGGTTGCTATGAAAAAGACTTGGGATCCACTTCCAAGTGTTAAAGCAGCAGGTTTTACAACCGTTGATCTTAGTCCCATGAAAGATGGAGAGATGAGACAGGTTGAATGGCGTAAAAAGCCAATATTTATTTTAAAAAAAGATCCAAATTCTCCTGCAAATGATAACAGAGATATAAAGATTGGAAATGATAGATATACGGTTGTGATAGGTCTTTGTACCCATCTTGGTTGTATACCAGAATGGAAGAGTTCTAAGAATGCATTTATTTGCGCCTGTCATGGAGGCGAGTTTGATGCTGATGGTTTAAATGTTTTTGGACCACCACCACGCCCTTTAGATATTCCACCATTTAAAATAGATGGAACAAAGTTAGTACTTGGTGAAACAGGACCCGAGTATAACAAATTAGTCGGCAAAGCATAAGGGAGATAATATGGCACAAATTCATAAATCAAACGGAGTTGTTGACTGGCTAGATCAGCGTTTAGCTGTTACTAAGCTTATGAAGGTTTTAGTAAGCGAATATTGGATACCAAAAAATATAAACTTTCTTTGGGCTATGGGCGTTATTTTAACCACTCTTTTTATTGTCCTTTTTGTTTCAGGGCTTTTACTTCTTATGTATTATAAACCCGATGTAAATTTAGCTTTTGATAGTGTAAATTTTACTATTATGCAAGAAGTTGAATATGGTTGGCTTTGGCGTCATATGCATGCCGTTGCTGCCTCTGTAATATTTTTAATAATGTATATACATCTTCTTACTGGACTTTATTACGGTTCTTATAAAAAAGGAAGAGAGCTTATCTGGGTTACAGGCATGTTACTATTTATTTGCTTTTCAGCAGAGGCTTTTAGTGGATATATGCTTCCTTGGGGTCAGATGAGCTA
This genomic window contains:
- a CDS encoding Sec-independent protein translocase subunit TatA/TatB; amino-acid sequence: MGNIGISQWLIILVIIVLLFGAKKIPELAKGVGKGIKSFKAEMEEPVEKVEKKEETVKNSEETKTV
- the argS gene encoding arginine--tRNA ligase; this encodes MKNIVKNEIFKVLGREFILEKPKDKNLAHYATPIAFSMAKELKKSPMLIADELVSKFQNSDIFDVSAVNGYINFKLKNEFLDKISNQTLKLDVDFAKGEKKNESVFIEYISANPTGPLHIGHVRGAVFGDTLANIGEYLGYDVTTEYYINDAGNQIDLLGISVSLAAKEFLFNESVVYPESYYRGEYLNEISKLALDKFGKDIFYDENRNLELAEFAKDEVLKIIKKDLADVGIFIQNWASEKSLYSNLIPTIEKLKKSGQMYEKDGATYIASTKLNDDNDRVVIRNDGRPTYLAGDIIYHDNKFEKSYDRYINIWGADHHGYIARIKAAINFLGYDENKLEVILMQMVSLLKDKKPFKMSKRAGTSVLMSEIVEDIGSDALRFMFISKSNTSPLEFELNTLKQNDSSNPIFYINYAHSRVNQIFTKANKTVVDVLDVSLDSLDENAKNLLFEALTLNEVLQDVYSSRGLHKLTDFLKSLSSNFHKFYNENRVIGAENEDALLKLFAIVALCIRTTLKLMGIKAKEKM
- a CDS encoding YeiH family protein, coding for METLNSFLKFKKSWSFIFILGVLCVAISFLPPFSTYFISPLIIAVVFGVILANFFQKISKSISNTSVVKISTKQVLRFGIILFGFRISLSDIEFVGLNGITLAFFIVFSTFFLGLFLGKMLGLDYKSSALISSGSAVCGAAAVMASESVVKGGSDKVGVAICTVVLFGSIGMFAYPFLFQIIDFRPEQIGFFIGGSLHEVAHVVAASSSFGESVQKNAVIIKMLRVLMLIPMLFVLGFLNAKEGKGDIKSFIPYFAIFFLIVIVVNSFLGLSKDILNVIQYFDNFLLSVAMICLGMGINKSIFVNVGYKPFILAILLFLYLMISCYLFTYFIL
- a CDS encoding SseB family protein, giving the protein MNLKDAMDKFLKNPVSDNERNLIDFLKTSEFLSPIMLISPMVNKDGSSFDEKEGNNIRFVILEDEDTDKKYYPLFTSQEEMLKWRKDEEQESIKLKLKDYAPMLLSEKNEYDGIVIDPFSHSLILNLKFLESVFK
- a CDS encoding ubiquinol-cytochrome c reductase iron-sulfur subunit; amino-acid sequence: MSVKQERRDFIGIAFGAVAAVGGAFSLVAMKKTWDPLPSVKAAGFTTVDLSPMKDGEMRQVEWRKKPIFILKKDPNSPANDNRDIKIGNDRYTVVIGLCTHLGCIPEWKSSKNAFICACHGGEFDADGLNVFGPPPRPLDIPPFKIDGTKLVLGETGPEYNKLVGKA